The following coding sequences are from one Kosakonia sp. H02 window:
- the cysJ gene encoding NADPH-dependent assimilatory sulfite reductase flavoprotein subunit: MTTQAPSSALLPLNPEQLARLQAATTDLTPTQLAWVSGYFWGVLNQQPGAAVTTPQPVAETPAITLISASQTGNARRVAEALRDDLLAAKLNVNLVNAGDYKFKQIANEKLLVVVASTQGEGDAPEEAVALHKFLFSKKAPKLEGTAFAVFGLGDTSYEFFCQVGKDFDSRLAELGAERLLDRVDADVEYQPAAAEWRARVVEVLKSRAPVSTPAQAVANATGAVNEVTTSPYTKEAPLTATLSINQKITGRDSEKDVRHIEIDLGDSGLRYQPGDALGVWYQNDPALVKELVELLWLKGDEPVTVDGKTLPLAEALQWHVELTVNTANIVENYATLTRSESLLPLVGDKAQLQHYAATTPIVDMVRFSPAQLDADALIGLLRPLTPRLYSIASAQAEVESEVHVTVAVVRYDVEGRARAGGASSFLADRVEEEGEVRVFIEHNDNFRLPANPQTPVIMIGPGTGIAPFRAFMQQRAADEASGKNWLFFGNPHFTEDFLYQVEWQRYVKEGLLNRIDLAWSRDQKEKVYVQDKLREQGAELWRWINDGAHIYVCGDANRMAKDVEQALLDVIAEFGGMDTEAADEFLSELRVERRYQRDVY, from the coding sequence ATGACGACCCAGGCTCCATCTTCCGCGTTGCTCCCGTTAAACCCGGAGCAACTGGCGCGCCTCCAGGCGGCCACTACTGACTTAACTCCCACCCAGCTTGCCTGGGTTTCTGGCTATTTCTGGGGCGTGCTGAACCAGCAGCCTGGCGCGGCGGTTACAACACCTCAACCTGTCGCCGAAACCCCTGCCATCACGCTGATTTCTGCCTCGCAGACCGGCAATGCGCGCCGCGTTGCAGAAGCGCTGCGTGACGATCTGCTGGCAGCGAAACTGAACGTCAACCTGGTGAATGCGGGCGACTACAAATTCAAACAAATCGCCAACGAAAAACTGCTGGTGGTTGTCGCCTCTACGCAGGGGGAAGGGGACGCGCCGGAAGAAGCCGTCGCGCTGCATAAATTCCTGTTCTCGAAAAAAGCGCCGAAGCTTGAAGGTACCGCCTTCGCCGTGTTTGGTCTTGGCGATACTTCCTATGAATTCTTCTGCCAGGTCGGGAAAGATTTCGACAGTCGTCTGGCGGAGCTCGGCGCAGAGCGTCTGCTCGATCGCGTTGATGCGGATGTTGAATACCAACCCGCCGCCGCTGAATGGCGTGCCCGCGTGGTTGAGGTATTAAAATCCCGCGCGCCGGTTTCAACGCCAGCGCAGGCGGTTGCCAACGCCACTGGCGCGGTGAATGAAGTCACCACCAGCCCGTACACCAAAGAAGCGCCGTTAACCGCGACTCTTTCTATTAACCAGAAGATTACCGGTCGCGATTCAGAAAAAGATGTTCGCCATATCGAAATCGATTTGGGCGACTCTGGCCTGCGCTACCAGCCGGGCGACGCGCTGGGTGTCTGGTATCAGAACGATCCGGCGCTGGTTAAAGAACTGGTTGAATTGCTGTGGCTGAAAGGCGATGAGCCGGTCACGGTGGATGGCAAAACCCTGCCGCTTGCAGAAGCGTTGCAGTGGCATGTCGAACTGACGGTCAACACCGCCAATATCGTTGAAAACTACGCCACACTGACGCGCAGTGAATCGCTGCTGCCGCTGGTGGGGGATAAAGCCCAGTTGCAGCACTATGCCGCGACAACGCCTATTGTTGATATGGTGAGGTTCTCCCCGGCACAACTGGACGCCGATGCGCTGATTGGCCTGCTGCGCCCGCTGACGCCGCGCCTGTACTCCATCGCTTCTGCGCAGGCGGAAGTTGAAAGCGAAGTGCATGTCACCGTCGCCGTGGTGCGTTATGACGTTGAAGGCCGCGCCCGCGCGGGCGGTGCCTCCAGCTTCCTTGCCGATCGCGTTGAAGAAGAAGGTGAAGTGCGGGTGTTTATTGAGCATAACGATAATTTCCGCCTGCCCGCCAACCCACAAACGCCGGTGATTATGATTGGGCCGGGCACCGGCATTGCGCCGTTCCGCGCCTTTATGCAACAGCGCGCGGCAGATGAAGCATCCGGCAAAAACTGGTTGTTCTTTGGTAACCCGCACTTTACCGAGGATTTTCTCTATCAGGTGGAGTGGCAGCGTTACGTGAAAGAGGGCTTGCTGAACCGGATTGATTTAGCCTGGTCGCGCGATCAAAAAGAAAAAGTCTACGTACAAGACAAACTGCGCGAACAAGGCGCGGAACTGTGGCGCTGGATTAACGATGGCGCACACATTTATGTCTGCGGCGACGCCAATCGCATGGCGAAAGACGTTGAGCAGGCTTTACTGGATGTGATTGCCGAATTCGGTGGCATGGATACCGAAGCGGCGGATGAATTTTTAAGTGAGCTGCGCGTTGAGCGCCGTTATCAGCGAGATGTCTACTAA
- the queD gene encoding 6-carboxytetrahydropterin synthase QueD, translating into MSTTLFKDFTFEAAHHLPHVPEGHKCGRLHGHSFMVRLEITGEVDPYTGWIMDFAELKAAFKPVYDRLDHYYLNEIPGLENPTSEVLAKWIWDQMKPVVPLLSAVMVKETCTAGCVYRG; encoded by the coding sequence ATGTCGACCACCTTGTTTAAAGATTTCACCTTCGAAGCCGCTCATCATCTGCCGCATGTTCCTGAGGGACATAAGTGCGGTCGTCTGCATGGCCACTCTTTTATGGTGCGCCTTGAGATAACCGGCGAGGTGGATCCTTATACCGGCTGGATTATGGATTTTGCCGAGCTGAAAGCAGCGTTCAAACCGGTTTACGACAGGCTGGATCACTACTATCTGAATGAGATCCCAGGCCTTGAAAACCCGACCAGCGAAGTGCTGGCAAAATGGATTTGGGATCAGATGAAACCCGTCGTGCCGCTGCTGAGCGCGGTGATGGTAAAAGAGACCTGCACCGCAGGCTGCGTTTATCGCGGGTAA
- the cysH gene encoding phosphoadenosine phosphosulfate reductase, protein MSILDLNALNALAKEERADALAETNAGLEKLSAEERVAWALENLPGEYVLSSSFGIQAAVSLHLVNQVRPDIPVILTDTGYLFPETYQFIDELTDKLNLNLKVYRAEQSPAWQEARYGKLWEQGVEGIEKYNQINKVEPMNRALADLNAQTWFAGLRREQSGSRATLPVLGIQRGVFKVLPIIDWDNRTVYQYLQKHGLKYHPLWDQGYLSVGDTHTTRKWEPGMAEEETRFFGLKRECGLHEG, encoded by the coding sequence ATGTCCATACTCGATCTGAACGCCCTCAACGCCCTGGCGAAAGAGGAACGCGCCGATGCGCTGGCTGAAACCAACGCCGGGCTTGAAAAACTCAGCGCGGAAGAGCGCGTGGCCTGGGCGCTGGAAAACCTGCCGGGTGAATATGTGCTCTCATCCAGCTTCGGTATTCAGGCGGCAGTCAGCCTGCATCTGGTCAACCAGGTGCGTCCGGATATCCCGGTTATTCTCACCGATACCGGTTATCTGTTCCCGGAAACCTACCAGTTTATTGACGAGTTAACGGACAAACTCAACCTCAACCTGAAGGTGTATCGCGCAGAGCAAAGCCCGGCCTGGCAGGAAGCCCGCTACGGAAAACTGTGGGAACAGGGCGTGGAAGGGATTGAAAAGTACAACCAGATCAACAAAGTCGAGCCGATGAACCGCGCGCTGGCCGACCTCAATGCGCAAACCTGGTTCGCCGGGTTGCGCCGCGAGCAATCCGGCAGCCGCGCAACGCTGCCGGTGCTGGGTATTCAGCGCGGCGTATTCAAAGTGCTGCCGATTATCGACTGGGACAATCGCACGGTGTATCAGTACCTGCAAAAACACGGGCTGAAATACCACCCGTTGTGGGATCAGGGCTATCTGTCGGTGGGCGACACCCACACCACCCGCAAATGGGAACCGGGCATGGCAGAAGAAGAGACCCGCTTTTTCGGCCTGAAACGCGAATGCGGGCTGCACGAAGGTTAA
- a CDS encoding N-acetylmannosamine-6-phosphate 2-epimerase, whose translation MLEQIKGKLVVSCQALENEPLHSPFIMAKMGLAAALGGAAGIRANSVVDIEAIKQEVTLPVIGIIKRNYGDCDVFITATMREVDELMTAAPEMIALDATDRPRPGGLSLEQLVGQIRAKYPHILLMADTSSVEEAITAERLGFDCVGTTLYGYTAQTQGHSLPENDCALLKAVLAAVNIPVIAEGNVDTPERAARCLALGAHAVVVGGAITRPQQITQRFIDALNSPAA comes from the coding sequence ATGTTAGAGCAAATCAAAGGGAAGCTGGTGGTCTCCTGCCAGGCGCTGGAAAATGAACCGCTGCACAGCCCATTCATCATGGCGAAAATGGGGCTGGCGGCGGCACTTGGCGGCGCGGCGGGGATCCGCGCCAACAGCGTGGTGGATATTGAAGCCATCAAACAGGAAGTAACGCTGCCGGTGATTGGCATCATCAAACGTAACTATGGCGATTGCGACGTCTTCATTACCGCCACAATGCGCGAAGTTGATGAACTGATGACCGCAGCACCCGAGATGATTGCGCTTGATGCCACCGACCGGCCACGGCCCGGCGGTTTAAGCCTCGAACAACTTGTCGGGCAGATCCGCGCGAAATACCCGCATATTTTACTGATGGCCGATACCTCAAGCGTTGAGGAAGCCATCACCGCCGAACGCCTGGGCTTTGACTGCGTTGGCACCACGCTTTACGGCTACACGGCGCAGACCCAGGGCCACAGCCTGCCGGAGAATGACTGTGCGTTGCTGAAAGCGGTACTGGCGGCGGTGAATATTCCGGTCATTGCCGAAGGCAATGTAGACACACCTGAACGCGCGGCGCGTTGCCTGGCGCTCGGCGCGCATGCGGTGGTGGTCGGTGGTGCGATTACAAGGCCGCAGCAGATCACGCAGCGTTTTATCGACGCGCTGAACTCACCCGCGGCCTGA
- the cysI gene encoding assimilatory sulfite reductase (NADPH) hemoprotein subunit has protein sequence MSEKHPGPLVVEGKLADAERMKRESNYLRGTIAEDLNDGLTGGFNGDNFLLIRFHGMYQQDDRDIRAERAEQKLEPRHAMMLRCRLPGGVITPKQWQSIDKFAHDNTIYGSIRLTNRQTFQFHGILKKNVKPAHQMLHSVGLDALATANDMNRNVLCTSNPYESELHAEAYEWAKKISEHLLPRTRAYAEIWLDQEKVATTDEEPILGQTYLPRKFKTTVVIPPQNDIDLHANDMNFVAIAENGKLVGFNLLVGGGLSMEHGNKKTYARTASEFGYLPLEHTLAVAEAVVTTQRDWGNRTDRKNAKTKYTLERVGVETFKAEVERRAGIKFEPLRPYEFTGRGDRIGWVKGIDNKWHLTLFIENGRILDYPGRPLKTGLLEIAKIHKGEFRITANQNLIIAGVPESQKAKIEKLARSHGLMEAVKPQRENSMACVSFPTCPLAMAEAERFLPSFIDKVEAVMEKHGVGDDHIVLRVTGCPNGCGRAMLAELGLVGKAPGRYNLHLGGNRIGTRIPRMYRENITEPEILSEIDSLVERWAREREAGEGFGDFTVRTGIIRPVLDPARDLWE, from the coding sequence ATGAGTGAAAAACATCCCGGCCCCCTGGTGGTCGAAGGCAAACTGGCCGATGCCGAGCGCATGAAGCGTGAAAGTAACTATCTGCGCGGCACCATTGCCGAAGATTTAAATGACGGTCTGACCGGCGGTTTCAACGGCGACAACTTCCTGCTGATCCGCTTTCACGGCATGTATCAACAAGATGACCGCGATATCCGCGCCGAACGCGCCGAGCAGAAACTCGAACCGCGCCACGCGATGATGCTGCGCTGTCGCCTGCCGGGCGGGGTGATCACCCCCAAACAGTGGCAGTCGATCGACAAATTCGCCCATGACAATACGATTTACGGCAGCATTCGTCTGACCAACCGTCAGACCTTCCAGTTCCACGGCATCTTGAAAAAGAACGTGAAACCGGCGCACCAGATGCTGCATTCCGTAGGACTGGACGCGCTGGCGACCGCCAACGATATGAACCGTAACGTGCTCTGCACGTCGAACCCGTACGAATCTGAGCTGCACGCTGAAGCGTACGAATGGGCGAAGAAGATCTCCGAACATCTGCTGCCGCGCACCCGCGCTTACGCAGAGATTTGGCTCGATCAGGAGAAAGTCGCCACTACCGACGAAGAGCCGATCCTCGGCCAGACCTATCTGCCGCGTAAATTTAAAACCACGGTGGTGATCCCGCCGCAAAACGATATCGATCTGCACGCCAACGATATGAACTTTGTGGCGATTGCGGAAAACGGCAAACTGGTCGGCTTTAACCTGCTGGTCGGCGGCGGGCTTTCTATGGAGCACGGGAATAAGAAAACCTACGCCCGCACGGCGAGCGAATTCGGCTATCTGCCGCTGGAGCACACCCTGGCGGTGGCCGAAGCGGTGGTGACCACTCAGCGCGATTGGGGTAACCGTACCGATCGTAAAAACGCCAAAACCAAATACACGCTGGAGCGCGTGGGTGTTGAGACCTTCAAAGCGGAAGTGGAACGCCGCGCGGGCATTAAGTTTGAGCCTCTGCGCCCGTACGAATTTACCGGTCGTGGCGATCGTATCGGCTGGGTGAAAGGCATCGACAATAAATGGCATCTGACGTTGTTTATTGAAAATGGTCGCATTCTCGACTATCCGGGGCGTCCGCTGAAAACCGGCCTGCTGGAAATCGCGAAGATCCACAAAGGCGAGTTCCGCATTACCGCTAACCAGAACCTGATCATCGCTGGTGTGCCGGAAAGCCAGAAAGCGAAGATCGAGAAACTGGCGCGCAGCCACGGGCTGATGGAAGCCGTCAAACCGCAGCGTGAAAACTCAATGGCCTGCGTCTCGTTCCCGACCTGTCCGCTGGCGATGGCGGAAGCCGAACGTTTCCTGCCCTCTTTCATTGATAAAGTTGAAGCGGTGATGGAGAAACACGGCGTTGGCGACGATCATATCGTGCTGCGCGTAACCGGCTGCCCGAACGGCTGTGGCCGCGCGATGCTGGCGGAGCTCGGCCTCGTCGGTAAAGCGCCGGGGCGTTATAACCTGCATCTCGGCGGTAACCGCATTGGCACGCGCATTCCGCGTATGTACCGTGAAAACATTACAGAGCCGGAAATTCTCAGTGAGATCGATTCGCTGGTTGAACGCTGGGCGCGCGAGCGTGAAGCGGGTGAAGGTTTCGGCGATTTTACCGTTCGCACTGGCATCATCCGTCCGGTGTTGGATCCGGCGCGGGATTTGTGGGAATAG
- a CDS encoding maltose/glucose-specific PTS transporter subunit IIC has protein sequence MTFFSGTSSGRWFEKAQRFGKSFMLPIAVLPAAGLLLGIGGALSNPNTITAYPFLDVGWLQAIFTIMSSAGSIVFANLSVLFAVGVAVGLARTDKGTAGLAALLAFLVMNATINALLILSGQLAKENPGAVGQGMSLGIQTLETGVFGGVVIGLVTCALHQRFNKIALPQFLGFFGGSRFVPIISSLAAILVGAVMTVVWPHFQKLIFGLGGLVDATGYLGTLLYGFILRMLGPFGLHHIFYLPFWTTALGGSEMVNGQLVEGTQRIFFAQLADPSTQQFYVGTSRFMSGRFITMMFGLIGACLAMYHTAKPENKKRVAGLLLSAALTSFLTGITEPIEFSFLFIAPVLYVIHAFFDGLAFMLAHMLHITIGQTFSGGFIDFILFGILQGEAKTHWLYVPLVGVPWFFLYYFTFRFLITRFDFATPGREKETVESAVMSSSERAQAIVAGLGGDENLEEVDCCATRLRVTVIDGGKVNESALKATGARGVILRGNGVQVIYGPHVTIIKNEVEELLSRG, from the coding sequence ATGACCTTCTTCAGCGGCACATCTTCAGGACGCTGGTTCGAAAAAGCACAGCGTTTCGGCAAATCTTTTATGTTACCTATCGCCGTATTACCGGCGGCTGGTTTGTTGCTCGGCATTGGCGGGGCGCTGTCGAACCCCAACACCATCACCGCGTATCCGTTTCTGGATGTCGGCTGGTTGCAGGCCATTTTCACCATCATGAGCAGCGCCGGATCGATAGTCTTCGCCAACCTGTCGGTGCTGTTTGCCGTTGGCGTGGCGGTCGGGTTGGCACGCACGGATAAAGGCACGGCAGGCCTCGCGGCGTTACTGGCTTTCCTGGTGATGAACGCCACCATCAATGCGCTGCTTATCCTCTCCGGGCAACTGGCGAAAGAGAACCCCGGCGCGGTCGGGCAGGGAATGAGCCTCGGCATTCAGACCCTGGAAACCGGCGTATTTGGCGGCGTGGTGATTGGTCTGGTGACCTGTGCGTTACACCAGCGCTTTAATAAAATCGCCCTGCCGCAGTTTCTCGGTTTCTTCGGCGGCTCGCGCTTTGTGCCAATTATCAGCTCGCTGGCGGCGATCCTCGTTGGCGCAGTGATGACGGTGGTCTGGCCGCATTTCCAGAAGCTCATCTTCGGGCTTGGTGGGTTAGTGGATGCCACCGGTTATCTCGGCACGCTGCTGTACGGTTTTATCCTGCGCATGCTTGGCCCGTTCGGCCTGCACCATATCTTTTATCTCCCTTTCTGGACCACCGCGCTCGGCGGCAGTGAGATGGTGAACGGCCAACTGGTGGAAGGCACGCAGCGCATCTTCTTCGCGCAACTGGCCGACCCGTCCACACAGCAGTTTTACGTCGGCACGTCGCGTTTTATGTCCGGGCGCTTTATTACCATGATGTTTGGCCTGATTGGCGCGTGTCTGGCGATGTACCACACCGCCAAACCGGAAAACAAAAAGCGCGTCGCCGGGCTGCTGTTATCCGCGGCGTTAACCTCGTTCCTGACCGGCATCACCGAACCGATTGAGTTCTCGTTCCTGTTTATCGCGCCGGTGCTGTATGTCATCCACGCGTTTTTCGACGGGCTGGCCTTTATGCTGGCGCACATGCTGCACATCACCATCGGCCAGACCTTCTCCGGCGGATTTATCGATTTCATCCTGTTTGGCATTTTGCAGGGCGAAGCGAAAACCCACTGGCTGTACGTCCCGCTGGTCGGTGTACCGTGGTTTTTCCTCTACTACTTTACGTTCCGCTTCCTGATCACCCGTTTCGATTTTGCCACCCCAGGGCGGGAAAAAGAGACGGTCGAAAGCGCGGTGATGAGCAGTAGCGAACGGGCGCAAGCCATCGTGGCGGGTCTTGGCGGCGATGAAAATCTGGAAGAAGTGGACTGTTGCGCCACGCGGTTGCGCGTCACGGTCATTGATGGCGGCAAAGTGAATGAGAGCGCGCTGAAAGCGACCGGCGCGCGCGGCGTGATCCTGCGCGGCAACGGCGTTCAGGTCATTTACGGCCCCCATGTCACCATTATCAAAAACGAAGTGGAAGAGTTACTAAGCAGAGGTTAA
- a CDS encoding gamma-glutamyltransferase family protein produces MQSNMAPSGMAVTPHHLASESALSVLRHGGDAIEAMVAAAATIAVVYPHMNGIGGDGFWLIVPPDGEPLAIDASGAAGQHATLAFYDGHTHIPHRGPLAALTVPGTLSGWDEALKVSTSLGGGQLPLSRLLADAIRYAADGIPVTQSQASATQAKYQELVDIPGFAQTFLPDGDAPAAGSRFCQPKLARTLTRLATEGLESFYRGSLAQLLASEMDALGLPVTAQDLANHRAQRRVPLRLAHSQGEVFNMTPPTQGLVSLAILGITDHLDMAHANEVQTIHRIVEATKKAFGLRDRYITDPRHVTLPVQSLLEQTPLEQLAASIDEQRAAPWGQGKGPGDTVWMGVVDKNGLAVSFIQSIYHEFGSGVVLPESGVLLQNRGAAFSLDPAHLLALMPGKQPFHTLNPAAARLKDGRTMVYGTMGGDGQPQTQAAVFTRHIMQGMPLQEAVCAPRWLLGRTWGQTSDSLKLEGRFSDATFQALRNLGHDVEWLPGLSEATGHAGAIVRHTNGMLEGAFDPRSNGSAAGF; encoded by the coding sequence ATGCAAAGTAATATGGCCCCCTCCGGTATGGCGGTAACGCCGCACCATCTCGCCAGCGAGTCGGCACTCTCGGTGTTGCGCCACGGCGGCGATGCGATTGAAGCAATGGTGGCGGCGGCGGCAACCATTGCGGTGGTTTATCCCCATATGAACGGGATTGGCGGCGACGGTTTTTGGCTGATTGTCCCGCCGGACGGTGAACCGCTCGCCATTGATGCCAGCGGCGCAGCCGGGCAACATGCCACCCTCGCGTTTTATGACGGGCATACCCATATTCCCCATCGCGGCCCGCTGGCAGCGTTAACCGTTCCCGGCACGCTCAGCGGCTGGGATGAAGCGCTGAAGGTTTCCACTTCACTGGGCGGCGGGCAACTTCCCCTTTCGCGCCTGCTGGCGGATGCCATTCGTTACGCCGCAGACGGTATTCCGGTGACCCAATCGCAGGCCAGCGCGACGCAGGCGAAATATCAGGAACTGGTGGATATCCCCGGTTTTGCGCAAACCTTTCTGCCCGACGGCGACGCGCCTGCGGCGGGTAGCCGTTTTTGCCAGCCCAAACTGGCCCGTACGCTGACCCGGCTTGCCACCGAAGGATTAGAGAGTTTTTATCGCGGTTCGCTTGCGCAACTGCTCGCCAGTGAAATGGACGCCTTAGGCTTGCCGGTGACGGCGCAGGATCTGGCAAACCACCGCGCCCAGCGGCGCGTACCGCTCAGGCTTGCGCACAGCCAGGGCGAGGTGTTCAATATGACGCCGCCGACGCAAGGCCTGGTGTCGCTGGCGATCCTCGGTATTACCGATCATCTGGACATGGCGCACGCCAATGAAGTGCAGACCATTCACCGCATTGTTGAAGCCACAAAAAAAGCCTTTGGGCTACGCGACCGCTATATCACCGATCCGCGCCATGTGACGCTGCCGGTACAAAGCCTGCTGGAGCAGACACCGCTGGAACAACTCGCCGCCAGCATTGATGAGCAGCGCGCCGCGCCGTGGGGCCAGGGCAAAGGACCGGGCGATACGGTGTGGATGGGCGTGGTCGATAAAAATGGGCTGGCCGTGTCGTTTATCCAGAGTATTTATCACGAGTTCGGCAGCGGCGTCGTGCTGCCGGAAAGTGGCGTACTGCTGCAAAACCGCGGTGCGGCGTTTAGCCTCGATCCCGCGCATTTGCTGGCGCTGATGCCTGGCAAACAGCCGTTCCATACGTTGAACCCGGCGGCTGCGCGGCTAAAAGATGGGCGCACAATGGTTTACGGTACGATGGGCGGCGACGGTCAGCCGCAAACCCAGGCGGCGGTTTTTACCCGCCATATCATGCAAGGTATGCCGTTGCAGGAAGCGGTATGCGCCCCGCGCTGGCTGTTGGGCCGGACTTGGGGGCAAACATCCGACAGCCTGAAACTGGAGGGGCGTTTTAGCGACGCGACATTCCAGGCGCTGCGCAATTTAGGCCATGACGTTGAGTGGCTGCCAGGTTTAAGCGAAGCCACCGGACACGCCGGGGCGATTGTGCGCCACACCAACGGTATGCTGGAAGGCGCATTTGATCCACGCAGCAACGGCAGCGCGGCGGGTTTTTAG
- the queE gene encoding 7-carboxy-7-deazaguanine synthase QueE, which translates to MQYPINEMFQTLQGEGYFTGVPAIFIRLQGCPVGCAWCDTKHTWDKLADREVSLFSILAKTKESDKWGAASSEDLLAIITRQGWTARHVVITGGEPCIHDLIPLTALLEKNGFSCQIETSGTHEVRTSHSTWVTVSPKVNMRGGYDVLQQALERADEIKHPVGRMRDIEALDELLAQLKDDKQRVIALQPISQKEDATRLCIETCIARNWRLSMQTHKYLNIA; encoded by the coding sequence ATGCAGTACCCGATTAACGAGATGTTCCAGACCTTGCAAGGCGAGGGTTACTTTACCGGCGTTCCCGCTATTTTTATTCGTTTACAGGGATGCCCGGTGGGTTGCGCCTGGTGCGACACCAAACACACCTGGGATAAGCTTGCGGATCGGGAAGTTTCGCTGTTTAGCATCCTTGCGAAAACCAAAGAGAGCGACAAATGGGGCGCGGCCAGCAGCGAAGATCTGCTTGCCATTATTACCCGCCAGGGCTGGACGGCGCGCCACGTGGTGATAACCGGCGGCGAACCGTGCATTCACGATCTGATTCCGCTCACCGCTTTGCTTGAGAAAAACGGCTTTAGTTGCCAGATAGAAACCAGCGGCACCCACGAAGTGCGCACCTCGCACTCCACCTGGGTCACCGTTTCGCCGAAGGTGAATATGCGCGGCGGGTATGATGTCCTGCAACAGGCGCTGGAGCGCGCCGATGAAATTAAACACCCGGTCGGGCGTATGCGCGATATCGAAGCGCTGGATGAATTACTGGCACAACTGAAAGATGACAAGCAGCGCGTAATCGCCTTGCAGCCCATCAGCCAGAAAGAGGACGCCACGCGGTTATGCATTGAAACCTGCATTGCCCGCAACTGGCGGCTGTCGATGCAGACGCACAAATATTTGAACATCGCCTGA
- a CDS encoding NAD(P)-dependent oxidoreductase yields MKIAFLGLGTMGLPMAANLVKAGYQVQGWNRSAGPGEKLSALGAINAATAPDAAKDADVLISMLADDNATRSTLLEGNVLATLKPGAIHINMATISVDLAVELARLHQARNVGYLAAPVLGRVNVAEAGQLNILAAGERVLLAKVQPLLDVLGQKTWPLGERPEQANVAKLAVNFMIASAIGTMGEAVALVQGHDVDKGDFIDLITSSLFAAPVYKGYGQAIATEAFEPAGFKLALGLKDVRLAQDAGERVNVPLAIAGTLRAALVESLAHDEGHLDWAALARTAARRAGQI; encoded by the coding sequence ATGAAGATTGCGTTTCTTGGGCTTGGCACCATGGGGCTGCCAATGGCGGCAAATCTGGTGAAAGCAGGCTATCAGGTGCAGGGCTGGAACCGTTCTGCCGGGCCGGGTGAAAAACTGAGCGCCCTGGGAGCGATAAATGCGGCAACGGCGCCGGATGCGGCGAAAGATGCCGATGTGCTGATTTCGATGCTGGCAGATGATAACGCCACGCGCAGTACGTTACTGGAAGGCAATGTGCTGGCTACCCTGAAACCAGGGGCGATCCACATCAATATGGCGACTATCTCCGTCGATCTGGCAGTGGAGCTGGCACGGCTGCATCAGGCGCGAAACGTCGGTTATCTCGCCGCACCGGTGCTCGGACGCGTGAATGTTGCCGAAGCGGGACAACTGAATATCCTGGCGGCGGGTGAGCGCGTGTTACTGGCAAAAGTACAGCCGCTGCTGGATGTGCTCGGGCAGAAAACCTGGCCGTTGGGCGAGCGCCCGGAGCAGGCCAACGTCGCCAAACTGGCGGTAAACTTTATGATTGCCAGCGCGATTGGCACGATGGGTGAGGCGGTGGCGCTGGTGCAGGGGCATGACGTTGATAAGGGCGATTTTATCGATTTGATCACCTCCTCGCTGTTTGCCGCCCCGGTCTATAAAGGGTATGGGCAGGCCATTGCCACAGAGGCGTTCGAACCCGCCGGGTTTAAGCTTGCGCTTGGGCTAAAAGATGTGCGTCTCGCCCAGGACGCTGGCGAACGGGTCAATGTGCCGCTGGCGATTGCCGGAACCTTACGCGCTGCGCTGGTCGAAAGTCTGGCGCACGACGAAGGGCACCTCGATTGGGCCGCGCTTGCACGTACCGCCGCCCGCCGCGCCGGGCAAATCTAA
- the arsC gene encoding glutaredoxin-dependent arsenate reductase has product MSNITIYHNPACGTSRNTLEMIRNSGVEPTIILYLETPPSRDVLVKLIADMGISVRALLRKNVEPYEQLGLAQDRFSDDQLLDFMLQHPILINRPIVVTPLGTRLCRPSEVILDILPDGQKGAFSKEDGEQVIDVSGKRIK; this is encoded by the coding sequence ATGAGCAACATCACCATTTACCACAATCCGGCCTGCGGCACGTCGCGTAATACGCTGGAGATGATCCGTAACAGCGGCGTGGAGCCAACCATTATTCTTTACCTTGAGACACCGCCATCGCGTGATGTGCTGGTGAAACTTATTGCAGATATGGGGATTTCGGTGCGGGCGCTGCTGCGCAAGAACGTTGAACCGTATGAGCAACTGGGGCTGGCACAAGACCGCTTCAGCGACGATCAGTTGCTTGATTTTATGCTGCAACATCCCATTCTGATTAACCGCCCCATCGTAGTGACGCCGCTCGGCACGCGCCTGTGCCGCCCGTCAGAGGTGATACTCGACATCCTGCCGGACGGCCAGAAAGGGGCATTCAGCAAAGAAGACGGGGAACAGGTGATCGACGTATCCGGCAAGCGAATCAAATAA